A window of Melospiza melodia melodia isolate bMelMel2 chromosome Z, bMelMel2.pri, whole genome shotgun sequence contains these coding sequences:
- the LOC134432497 gene encoding myogenesis-regulating glycosidase-like: MDTRITHRLGKHGNFPKEGAKEWHLTDNVTPVKPSKELRPMLGAILLGLMLFIAAVVAWCYYTVSLRKAERLKTELMDLRADGFVIRNQHGEVVFRLAFRSGSLDLESCSKEGEILSCSRSSRGPLNFFIQTVKPKDTVMCYRVRWEELAAGPAVEHTMFWEDAHWYGGSEMSIQHWPIRLAGYQEPVPYVTSDVYSFRDSFGGILERYWLSSKAAAIKINDSVPFHLGFNATERALFFQARYKDSPYKPPPGQQPFPELSYRVCVGSDITSIHKYMVRRYFNKPSKIPAENAFRYPIWSTWALYKKDINQDKVLNFARDVKKYHFNCSHIEIDDMYTQAYGDFDFDPVKFPNVTEMFAKLREDGFKVTLWIHPFTHVDSPNYEVGIERQLFIKEPSGRLPAMVEWWNGIGAILDFTNPAARDWFQSHLRQLQHKYGISSFKFDAGETSYLPKQFSTFRPLSDPSIWSRRYTEMAIPFYELAEVRVGYQSQNISCFFRIIDRDSVWGYELGLKSLIPTVLTISMLGYPFVLPDMIAGNFLPNKTEGAAEIPNRELYVRWLELSAFMPSMQFSIPPWLYDKEVVEIAQKFTQLHESLVAPLLLELAGEVTDTGDPIIRPIWWISPRDEATHRIDSQFLIGDTLMVAPVLEMGKQERDVYLPAGKWRSYKGELFEKTPVLLTDYPVDLDEVAYFLWVS, translated from the coding sequence ATGGACACTCGGATTACCCACCGCTTGGGAAAACATGGAAACTTTCCAAAGGAGGGTGCCAAAGAATGGCACTTGACTGACAATGTAACACCAGTGAAGCCTTCCAAGGAGCTGAGGCCCATGCTGGGCGCCATCCTGCTGGGCCTCATGCTGTTCATCGCTGCGGTGGTGGCCTGGTGCTACTACACGGTGTCCCTGCGGAAGGCGGAGCGGCTCAAGACGGAGCTGATGGACCTGCGGGCGGACGGCTTCGTCATCCGCAACCAGCACGGCGAGGTGGTGTTCCGGCTGGCCTTCCGCTCGGGCAGCCTGGACCTGGAGTCGTGCTCCAAGGAGGGCGAGATCCTGAGCTGCTCGCGCTCCAGCCGGGGCCCGCTCAACTTCTTCATCCAGACGGTGAAGCCCAAGGACACGGTGATGTGCTACCGTGTGCGCTGGGAGGAGCTGGCGGCCGGCCCGGCCGTGGAGCACACCATGTTCTGGGAGGACGCCCACTGGTACGGGGGCTCGGAGATGAGCATCCAGCACTGGCCCATCCGCCTGGCCGGCTACCAGGAGCCCGTGCCCTACGTCACCAGCGACGTCTACTCCTTCCGCGACAGCTTTGGCGGCATCCTGGAGCGCTACTGGCTCTCCTCCAAGGCGGCGGCCATCAAGATCAACGACTCCGTGCCCTTCCACCTGGGCTTCAACGCCACCGAGCGCgccctcttcttccaggcccgCTACAAGGACTCGCCCTACAAGCCCCCGCCGGGCCAGCAGCCCTTCCCCGAGCTCAGCTACCGCGTCTGCGTGGGCTCCGACATCACCTCCATCCACAAGTACATGGTGCGCAGGTACTTCAACAAGCCCTCCAAGATCCCTGCTGAGAACGCCTTCCGCTACCCCATATGGTCCACGTGGGCCCTCTACAAAAAAGACATAAACCAGGATAAAGTTCTAAATTTTGCAAGAGACGTAAAGAAGTACCATTTTAACTGCAGCCACATAGAGATTGATGACATGTACACCCAGGCCTACGGAGACTTTGACTTCGACCCTGTCAAGTTCCCCAACGTAACAGAGATGTTTGCAAAACTTAGGGAAGATGGCTTTAAGGTCACTCTGTGGATTCATCCATTTACACACGTAGATTCACCCAATTATGAAGTGGGGATTGAGCGTCAGCTGTTCATCAAGGAGCCCTCGGGGCGGCTGCCGGCCATGGTGGAGTGGTGGAACGGCATTGGGGCCATCCTGGacttcaccaacccagcagcgcGTGACTGGTTCCAGAGCCACCTGCGCCAGCTGCAGCACAAGTACGGCATCTCGTCCTTCAAGTTTGACGCGGGCGAGACCAGCTACCTGCCCAAGCAGTTCAGCACCTTCCGCCCACTGTCGGACCCCAGCATCTGGTCCCGGCGCTACACGGAGATGGCCATCCCCTTCTACGAGCTGGCCGAGGTGCGCGTGGGCTACCAGTCACAGAACATCTCCTGCTTCTTCCGCATCATTGACCGTGACTCTGTCTGGGGCTACGAGCTGGGCCTCAAGTCTCTCATTCCCACCGTCCTCACCATCAGCATGCTGGGCTACCCCTTTGTACTGCCAGATATGATTGCAGGAAACTTCCTCCCCAACAAGACGGAGGGGGCGGCGGAGATCCCCAACCGGGAGTTGTACGTGCGCTGGCTGGAGCTGTCGGCCTTCATGCCCTCCATGCAGTTCTCCATCCCGCCGTGGCTCTACGACAAGGAGGTGGTGGAGATCGCCCAGAAGTTCACGCAGCTCCACGAGTCCCTGGTGGCcccgctgctgctggagctggcggGGGAGGTCACTGACACAGGCGACCCCATCATCCGCCCCATCTGGTGGATCTCGCCCCGCGACGAGGCCACTCACCGCATCGACTCCCAGTTCCTCATCGGGGACACCCTGATGGTGGCTCCTGTGCTGGAGATGGGCAAGCAGGAGCGCGATGTCTACCTGCCAGCGGGCAAGTGGCGCAGCTACAAGGGGGAGCTCTTTGAGAAGACCCCGGTGCTGCTCACCGACTATCCCGTTGACCTGGACGAAGTTGCCTATTTCCTCTGGGTTTCCTAA
- the MYORG gene encoding myogenesis-regulating glycosidase, which produces MYTFLPENFTPVKQKPSKELRPMLGAILLGLMLFIAAVVAWCYYTVSLRKAERLKTELMDLRADGFVIRNQHGEVVFRLAFRSGSLDLESCSKEGEILSCSRSSRGPLNFFIQTVKPKDTVMCYRVRWEELAAGPAVEHTMFWEDAHWYGGSEMSIQHWPIRLAGYQEPVPYVTSDVYSFRDSFGGILERYWLSSKAAAIKINDSVPFHLGFNATERALFFQARYKDSPYKPPPGQQPFPELSYRVCVGSDITSIHKYMVRRYFNKPSKIPAENAFRYPIWSTWALYKNDIDQDKLLRFAEKIKKYHFNCSHIEIDDMYTQAYGDFDFDPVKFPNVTEMFAKLREDGFKVTLWTHPFINYNSSNFGVGIERQLFIKEPSGRLPAMVEWWNGIGAILDFTNPAARDWFQSHLRQLRHKYGISSFKFDAGETSYLPKQFSTFRPLSDPSIWSRRYTEMAIPFYELAEVRVGYQSQNISCFFRIIDRDSVWGYELGLKSLIPTVLTISMLGYPFISADMIGGNFFPNKTSGAVEIPNRELYVRWLELSAFMPSMQFSIPPWLYDKEVVEIAQKFTQLHESLVAPLLLELAGEVTDTGDPIIRPIWWISPRDEATHRIDSQFLIGDTLMVAPVLEMGKQERDVYLPAGKWRSYKGELFEKTPVLLTDYPVDLDEVAYFLWVS; this is translated from the coding sequence ATGTACACCTTCCTGCCAGAGAACTTCACGCCGGTGAAGCAGAAGCCTTCCAAGGAGCTGAGGCCCATGCTGGGCGCCATCCTGCTGGGCCTCATGCTGTTCATCGCTGCGGTGGTGGCCTGGTGCTACTACACGGTGTCCCTGCGGAAGGCGGAGCGGCTCAAGACGGAGCTGATGGACCTGCGGGCGGACGGCTTCGTCATCCGCAACCAGCACGGCGAGGTGGTGTTCCGGCTGGCCTTCCGCTCGGGCAGCCTGGACCTGGAGTCGTGCTCCAAGGAGGGCGAGATCCTGAGCTGCTCGCGCTCCAGCCGGGGCCCGCTCAACTTCTTCATCCAGACGGTGAAGCCCAAGGACACGGTGATGTGCTACCGTGTGCGCTGGGAGGAGCTGGCGGCCGGCCCGGCCGTGGAGCACACCATGTTCTGGGAGGACGCCCACTGGTACGGGGGCTCGGAGATGAGCATCCAGCACTGGCCCATCCGCCTGGCCGGCTACCAGGAGCCCGTGCCCTACGTCACCAGCGACGTCTACTCCTTCCGCGACAGCTTTGGCGGCATCCTGGAGCGCTACTGGCTCTCCTCCAAGGCGGCGGCCATCAAGATCAACGACTCCGTGCCCTTCCACCTGGGCTTCAACGCCACCGAGCGCgccctcttcttccaggcccgCTACAAGGACTCGCCCTACAAGCCCCCGCCGGGCCAGCAGCCCTTCCCCGAGCTCAGCTACCGCGTCTGCGTGGGCTCCGACATCACCTCCATCCACAAGTACATGGTGCGCAGGTACTTCAACAAGCCCTCCAAGATCCCTGCTGAGAACGCCTTCCGCTACCCCATATGGTCCACGTGGGCTCTTTACAAGAATGATATCGACCAGGATAAACTCTTGCGGTTTGCTGAAAAGATCAAGAAATACCATTTTAACTGCAGCCACATAGAGATTGATGACATGTACACCCAGGCCTATGGAGACTTTGACTTTGACCCTGTCAAGTTCCCCAACGTAACAGAGATGTTTGCAAAACTTAGGGAAGATGGCTTTAAGGTCACTCTGTGGACTCACCCTTTCATAAACTACAATTCCTCCAATTTTGGTGTGGGGATTGAGCGTCAGCTGTTCATCAAGGAGCCCTCGGGGCGGCTGCCGGCCATGGTGGAGTGGTGGAACGGCATCGGGGCCATCCTGGacttcaccaacccagcagcgcGTGACTGGTTCCAGAGCCACCTGCGCCAGCTGCGGCACAAGTACGGCATCTCGTCCTTCAAGTTTGATGCGGGCGAGACCAGCTACCTGCCCAAGCAGTTCAGCACCTTCCGCCCACTGTCGGACCCCAGCATCTGGTCCCGGCGCTACACGGAGATGGCCATCCCCTTCTACGAGCTGGCCGAGGTGCGCGTGGGCTACCAGTCACAGAACATCTCCTGCTTCTTCCGCATCATTGACCGTGACTCTGTCTGGGGCTACGAGCTGGGTCTCAAGTCCCTCATCCCCACCGTCCTCACCATCAGCATGCTGGGCTACCCCTTCATATCTGCTGACATGATAGGAGGCAATTTCTTCCCCAATAAAACCAGTGGGGCGGTGGAGATCCCCAACCGGGAGCTGTACGTGCGCTGGCTGGAGCTGTCGGCCTTCATGCCCTCCATGCAGTTCTCCATCCCGCCGTGGCTCTACGACAAGGAGGTGGTGGAGATCGCCCAGAAGTTCACGCAGCTCCACGAGTCCCTGGTGGCcccgctgctgctggagctggcggGGGAGGTCACTGATACAGGCGACCCCATCATCCGCCCCATCTGGTGGATCTCGCCCCGCGACGAGGCCACTCACCGCATCGACTCCCAGTTCCTCATCGGGGACACCCTGATGGTGGCTCCTGTGCTGGAGATGGGCAAGCAGGAGCGCGATGTCTACCTGCCAGCGGGCAAGTGGCGCAGCTACAAGGGGGAGCTCTTTGAGAAGACCCCGGTGCTGCTCACCGACTATCCCGTTGACCTGGACGAAGTTGCCTATTTCCTCTGGGTTTCCTAA